Proteins found in one Salinimonas lutimaris genomic segment:
- a CDS encoding MarR family winged helix-turn-helix transcriptional regulator: MKLEKNKLDLQRYIPALVNFLSNKLSTGASKCYRKNFDIGIIEWRVLAMLKVESDISANRIGQVIGLDKAAISRAVKQLAEAGYVNLQPSPIDARSSLLQLTEKGHQLHNRILPVALERERLLLSGISEDDLEVTLRVLSRLNENVRLVDAYKPRS, translated from the coding sequence ATGAAACTAGAAAAAAATAAGTTAGATCTTCAGCGATATATACCCGCGCTTGTGAATTTTTTGTCTAACAAATTATCCACCGGGGCGTCGAAGTGCTATCGCAAAAATTTTGACATCGGTATTATAGAATGGCGCGTTCTGGCCATGCTGAAGGTTGAATCTGATATTAGTGCTAACCGCATTGGCCAGGTGATTGGCCTGGATAAAGCAGCCATCAGCCGGGCAGTAAAACAGCTCGCTGAAGCTGGATATGTCAATTTACAACCCTCCCCTATAGATGCCCGTTCATCTCTACTTCAGTTGACTGAAAAAGGCCACCAGTTGCACAACCGTATTCTGCCGGTAGCACTTGAAAGAGAGCGATTGTTGCTAAGCGGTATCAGTGAAGATGACTTAGAAGTGACATTACGGGTATTGTCCAGGCTTAACGAAAACGTCCGCTTGGTTGATGCTTATAAGCCCCGGTCGTAG
- a CDS encoding PDR/VanB family oxidoreductase, protein MLEVIVKRKITETPGIMSFELESAGGQTLPAFEAGSHIDVKVKEGFIRQYSLISHCEPGNIYKIAVLKDAASRGGSVAMHDEIEVGQSIFISEPRNLFPLDLSSQRALLFAGGIGITPIMSMATELYKNNKDFELHYYTRSKEDTAFYQQLTSCEFAARVFFHFDSEEKAADKIIGPSDFNCHLYTCGPSGFMDYVFQSARANGWSEAHLHKENFKADPVSDDGVDKPFKLILSRSGLELNVEATQTALDAIDDAGVEIDMSCEMGVCGTCKTRVLEGIPDHRDSVLSASEKEKNDVFTPCCSRARTDTLIIDL, encoded by the coding sequence ATGCTTGAAGTTATCGTAAAGCGGAAAATTACAGAAACGCCGGGAATCATGAGTTTTGAGCTCGAAAGTGCGGGCGGACAAACGCTCCCCGCGTTTGAGGCAGGTAGCCACATCGATGTGAAGGTGAAAGAAGGCTTTATCCGACAATACTCTCTAATCAGCCACTGTGAACCGGGCAATATTTATAAAATTGCGGTTCTGAAAGACGCCGCTTCCCGGGGCGGCTCGGTGGCCATGCACGATGAGATTGAGGTTGGCCAGTCAATCTTTATTTCTGAACCCCGGAATTTGTTTCCCCTGGATCTTTCGAGTCAGCGAGCGTTGCTTTTTGCCGGTGGGATAGGCATTACCCCCATCATGTCGATGGCAACCGAACTGTACAAAAACAACAAAGATTTTGAGTTGCATTACTATACGCGCTCTAAAGAAGACACCGCGTTCTATCAACAACTCACATCGTGTGAATTCGCTGCACGCGTCTTTTTTCATTTTGACAGTGAAGAGAAAGCCGCTGACAAAATTATTGGGCCATCAGATTTTAACTGCCATCTATATACCTGTGGTCCCTCTGGTTTTATGGATTATGTGTTTCAGTCTGCCAGAGCAAACGGGTGGAGCGAAGCTCATCTTCACAAAGAAAATTTCAAAGCAGATCCAGTTTCAGATGATGGAGTGGACAAACCCTTCAAATTAATTCTTTCTCGTTCGGGATTGGAATTGAATGTGGAGGCCACCCAAACAGCCCTGGATGCGATAGATGATGCGGGTGTAGAGATTGATATGTCCTGTGAAATGGGTGTGTGCGGCACTTGTAAAACACGGGTATTGGAAGGTATTCCTGATCACAGAGACAGTGTGTTGAGCGCATCTGAAAAAGAAAAAAATGATGTGTTTACTCCCTGCTGTTCAAGAGCCAGAACTGACACATTAATTATTGACCTATAA
- a CDS encoding aromatic ring-hydroxylating dioxygenase subunit alpha — translation MNISNPSADMTTKSTPFPLDMWYLGAFSSELKDKPLARTLLNQPVVIYRDLQGDVHALQDRCCHRQLPLSMGTIEEGGLRCGYHGLLFNGEGKCLEVPGQPKVPRKAKVPPYTVKEQDGLVWIWFGSEETSEPTTPPPHYEYHDHPDYVYGGDVYHYNAPYQLIHDNLLDLSHLGYVHLKTIGGDAHTHMNAKMEVEAEGQRVTIKRYMPDSTPPPTYTAAYPFAGKIDRWQDIEFCPSHIKIWTGGIDAGSGSVTDPDRKGFHMRGLHCITPETDETSHYFWTIATNPVTDIEAVKQKVVEQTRFTFDEDKQVIEAQYKTMRQFKGQPMIDIHVDAGANHARRIISTLCEE, via the coding sequence ATGAATATTAGCAACCCATCGGCTGACATGACGACGAAGAGCACGCCATTCCCACTGGATATGTGGTACTTAGGGGCATTCAGCAGCGAACTTAAAGACAAGCCGCTGGCACGGACTTTATTAAACCAGCCTGTTGTGATCTATCGGGATTTGCAGGGCGACGTGCATGCGCTGCAAGACCGATGTTGCCACCGACAGTTGCCTCTTTCCATGGGAACCATTGAAGAGGGTGGCTTACGTTGCGGCTATCACGGTTTGCTTTTTAATGGTGAGGGAAAATGTCTGGAGGTTCCCGGGCAGCCAAAAGTGCCACGCAAAGCGAAGGTTCCTCCGTACACGGTAAAAGAACAGGATGGATTAGTGTGGATCTGGTTTGGCAGTGAGGAAACTTCTGAGCCAACTACCCCTCCACCGCATTACGAATATCATGACCATCCCGATTATGTATATGGCGGAGATGTTTATCACTACAATGCACCTTATCAGCTTATCCATGACAACTTACTGGATTTAAGTCATCTTGGTTATGTTCACCTTAAAACTATTGGTGGCGATGCACACACCCATATGAATGCAAAAATGGAAGTGGAAGCTGAGGGGCAAAGAGTAACGATAAAACGGTACATGCCTGATTCAACCCCCCCCCCGACATACACCGCTGCGTACCCCTTTGCCGGAAAAATTGATCGTTGGCAGGATATAGAATTTTGTCCATCCCATATAAAAATATGGACAGGTGGGATAGACGCTGGAAGCGGTTCAGTGACAGATCCCGACCGAAAAGGTTTTCATATGCGTGGCCTGCATTGCATAACGCCTGAAACGGATGAAACTTCTCACTACTTTTGGACCATAGCCACTAATCCGGTCACCGACATTGAGGCTGTTAAGCAAAAGGTGGTTGAGCAAACACGTTTTACGTTTGATGAAGATAAACAGGTGATAGAAGCACAGTACAAAACTATGCGTCAGTTTAAAGGTCAGCCAATGATTGATATACACGTCGATGCCGGTGCGAATCACGCAAGACGTATTATTTCAACTTTGTGTGAGGAATAG
- a CDS encoding LysR family transcriptional regulator, which produces MRFEQLDLNLLVALDILLEEQNITRSAERLHLSQSATSGILSRLRAFFEDDLLVQIGKKMQPTPFALELQGPVSGVLATVRGSIIGKKANNPEQSERHFKIIASDYIVQVLLAKVIADIAKSAPRVTFEFLSPFAHEINILAKGGADMMMAPDSIMLEKYHSAPLVSDELVCIADKNNTEINDVLSYEQFNSMGHVSVGFARASHLSIEQWLIDKMETNRRVEIITNDFSSMIYTLVNTNRIAILPRLFAQMHTQNQAVKMIKLPFETPPLKESMMWHPTLENDPMHRWLRQKILDHAASFQ; this is translated from the coding sequence ATGAGATTTGAACAACTGGATCTGAATTTACTGGTTGCTCTGGATATCTTGCTGGAAGAGCAAAATATCACCCGGAGCGCTGAACGCTTACATTTGTCCCAGTCAGCTACAAGCGGTATTTTGTCCAGATTGCGCGCGTTTTTTGAAGATGATTTGCTTGTTCAGATTGGTAAAAAAATGCAACCCACACCGTTTGCTTTGGAATTACAGGGTCCCGTGTCGGGTGTATTGGCGACCGTGCGAGGCTCTATCATTGGCAAAAAAGCAAACAACCCCGAACAAAGTGAACGCCATTTCAAAATTATCGCGTCAGACTATATTGTTCAGGTATTACTGGCCAAAGTCATCGCAGATATTGCTAAAAGTGCGCCAAGGGTAACGTTTGAGTTTTTATCACCGTTTGCCCACGAGATTAATATTCTTGCCAAAGGCGGTGCTGACATGATGATGGCGCCAGACTCTATTATGCTGGAAAAATATCACAGTGCCCCGCTCGTCAGCGATGAATTAGTTTGTATCGCTGATAAGAATAATACAGAGATAAACGACGTACTATCTTACGAGCAGTTCAACTCTATGGGACATGTTTCAGTGGGATTTGCCCGTGCCAGCCACTTGAGTATTGAACAATGGCTAATAGATAAAATGGAAACCAATCGACGGGTAGAAATTATTACTAACGACTTCTCATCGATGATTTACACACTTGTTAATACTAATCGCATCGCTATTTTACCCCGCCTGTTTGCACAGATGCATACACAGAATCAGGCTGTTAAAATGATAAAGCTGCCGTTTGAAACCCCGCCTTTGAAAGAAAGCATGATGTGGCACCCCACACTGGAAAACGATCCCATGCACCGCTGGCTAAGACAAAAAATCTTAGACCACGCTGCAAGCTTTCAATAG
- a CDS encoding MBL fold metallo-hydrolase, whose translation MAFFKDKSVPPATKIFDNLYYVGVSTVGAYALQTSDGIILIDALNNTEEAKNVIEPGMRELGLDPNDIKIIIVTHGHGDHYGGAKYLSDKYQIPVMMSEPDWTLAANPQAAQKSGMPAPDWSDAPEKDLVANDGQEVTYGDTSVKLIATPGHTPGTMSLIFPVFENGKRHLASMWGGTGIPSQQGSIENYIRSAKKFASIEKELGVDVTLSNHPFVDDSVKRMRDLRDKPESQNPFIIGEQQVLNYTRVMSECAQAALARMQTN comes from the coding sequence ATGGCGTTTTTTAAAGATAAAAGTGTGCCGCCTGCCACAAAAATATTCGATAACCTCTATTATGTGGGGGTATCTACAGTGGGTGCATATGCATTACAAACCAGTGACGGCATTATTTTAATAGATGCCTTAAACAATACTGAAGAAGCAAAGAATGTCATAGAGCCGGGAATGCGTGAGCTGGGGCTTGACCCAAACGACATTAAGATCATTATTGTGACTCACGGCCATGGTGATCATTACGGTGGGGCAAAGTATTTATCTGACAAATATCAGATTCCAGTCATGATGAGCGAGCCAGACTGGACGTTAGCTGCCAATCCTCAGGCGGCACAAAAATCTGGTATGCCTGCGCCTGACTGGTCTGATGCGCCGGAAAAAGATCTGGTCGCCAATGATGGTCAGGAAGTCACCTATGGTGATACGAGTGTGAAGTTAATTGCCACTCCGGGTCACACGCCAGGCACAATGTCGCTTATCTTTCCTGTTTTTGAAAATGGCAAACGGCATCTGGCTTCCATGTGGGGAGGAACCGGTATTCCTTCGCAACAGGGATCAATCGAAAATTACATCCGGTCGGCGAAAAAATTTGCCAGTATCGAAAAAGAGCTGGGCGTTGATGTAACGCTTAGTAACCACCCGTTTGTTGATGACTCAGTAAAACGGATGCGCGATCTTCGTGACAAACCGGAAAGTCAGAATCCGTTTATCATTGGCGAGCAACAAGTGCTTAACTATACCCGGGTAATGAGTGAGTGTGCTCAGGCCGCGTTGGCCCGAATGCAGACAAACTAA
- a CDS encoding fumarylacetoacetate hydrolase family protein: protein MKLASLAQQHPDGKLIIVSSDSSRFVDVSSIAPTMQWALDNWATCSEALRAKYQQLNAGELSDSEPLDEGRLSAPLPRSWQWLDGSLFLNHGYLMQQAFHLEPIADADIYPLVYQGAGDSFLAATDDIEVADFKHGIDFEGEFGVIVDHIPMGSSAEFALSQIRLVVMLNDISYRALGPREMKTGFGFVQAKGSTAFAPFALTPDELGDYWQNGRVYLPLQVKRNGEIFGEPLGQEMHFGFHELIAHVAQTRTIKAGTVFGSGTVSNADPAKGQACISELRAKEMLETGNPQTAFMQQDEVVTMNAFDSQGQSIFGTISQRVTLNHGSNNL from the coding sequence ATGAAGCTAGCATCATTAGCGCAGCAACACCCTGACGGCAAGCTGATCATTGTATCCAGCGATTCTAGCCGATTTGTTGATGTCAGCAGCATAGCGCCAACAATGCAGTGGGCGCTCGACAATTGGGCAACCTGTTCAGAAGCGTTAAGAGCTAAATACCAGCAACTAAACGCAGGAGAATTAAGCGATAGTGAGCCACTGGATGAAGGCCGGCTAAGCGCCCCCCTTCCACGCTCGTGGCAATGGCTGGATGGTTCCCTGTTTTTAAATCATGGTTATTTGATGCAGCAGGCTTTTCATCTTGAACCGATTGCTGATGCTGATATTTATCCGCTGGTTTATCAGGGCGCGGGAGACAGCTTTCTGGCGGCAACTGACGACATTGAAGTTGCGGATTTCAAGCATGGTATCGACTTTGAAGGTGAGTTTGGTGTGATTGTTGATCACATTCCGATGGGCAGCTCTGCCGAGTTTGCGTTATCTCAGATCCGTCTGGTCGTCATGCTCAACGATATAAGCTACCGGGCTCTCGGTCCCCGGGAGATGAAAACCGGCTTTGGGTTTGTTCAGGCTAAAGGTAGCACGGCTTTTGCACCCTTTGCACTGACTCCCGATGAGCTTGGTGATTATTGGCAAAATGGCCGGGTGTATTTACCGCTACAGGTTAAACGTAATGGCGAGATCTTTGGCGAGCCGCTGGGGCAGGAGATGCACTTTGGCTTTCATGAGCTCATAGCTCACGTTGCGCAAACCCGAACCATTAAAGCCGGTACCGTGTTTGGTTCAGGCACCGTTTCAAATGCCGACCCGGCAAAGGGGCAGGCGTGTATCTCAGAGCTTCGCGCCAAAGAAATGTTAGAAACCGGCAACCCGCAAACCGCATTTATGCAACAGGATGAAGTCGTCACCATGAACGCCTTTGACAGTCAGGGGCAAAGTATTTTCGGGACGATATCTCAACGGGTTACCTTAAACCATGGCAGTAACAATCTATGA